The window GGCCGCACTCTCTGTAACATCACTGGAGAGTCAGTGACTCCAGGTGAGTTGAGGTGGTTCTCACCATGGAGAGTCAGTGACTCCAGGTGAGTTGAGGTGGTTCTCACCATGGTGGTTCTCACTCTAGGAGAGGATCCGGTTCTGCCTGGGTGAATGAGTGGCACCCCTGAGTGTAAAAGGAGCCATAATGGGCCACCTCAAAGAGAGGTGTGTCTGACAGGTGTCCAGAATTAGGTGTGATGAGTCCAGCTCTGATGAGCAGATGGcctgttctgttttccttggttttatttccatCCTTCTGCTCAGCCTGGTCATCAGTCTCTGCATCTTTCTGCTTCCCCTTCCATCCCATTTCACTGTGCACTGTTCCTTCACAGCCTGTTTCACAGCACCATTTCATACTGAAGCACACTAAGAACTAGAGAATTTCCTCAAGAGGATGGGGAGAAGTTCTTGGGGCACATGAGAGGAAGACATGGATACAATACAGACTTTACTGATCTTGCTTGCATTTTGTTGTAAGATCCCATCAGACTGGCAGCTGGAATGTTTGGCCCAGTTACATACACAGAAATGGCAGCACAAACACGAAGACTTTGCTGCACTTGGTGTCTGCAGCGTCAGGGTGGGATGGTCTTTGGCCCACGCTCCAGAGGCTTTGGTTTTGTATTTGCAGCCTGAGGCAGCAGTGAGAGCCCCAGAGGAGATGGGCCCTTGCTCTTCACGGGGAAGAAACCAGACCTGAAGTTTGCAGTGAGACCCTTCTATCCAGAGGAGCTGAGTACAGCCTGCTTCCCAGAGAGAACAGGGCAGCCACCTGCAGTGCAGGAAGAGGCAGGCACGGGACAGAAGGATCAGGGATGTTCCACCTCATTCCGGAAGCAAATGAATGGCCCAAGTCAGACTGAGCTTCCATTGCTCCTGGTGTGCAGCTTCAACTCCTGAGGAGACATTCCTCAGGGTGTGCTGATGGCGTCAGCATCCCTAGTGCACAGGAAGACGTGTGGCACATTTCAGCCACGTTTTGGGAAGCGATAGGTTGTGAGTCCAAAGACAGTTTCAAGGTCCCTGAGGGGGCTGTGCGAGCTCACTGAAAGCCACAGAGAGTTTGGTGGGTTGTTGTCCCCTTAGTTAAAGGAACCCTACATAAATGCTGAGCAGTTGAGTAGTTTGCTCTTCTTTGTGCTTTAAGCATTATTTTGTACTTTTAACCCCTCCCTGTCTCTTGCCTTGCAGCTGACAATGAGAACAACATTGcctccagccagcagcccaggtcACCTCTCCCCGTGGTTGAAGAAAAGTGGAAGCCACAGCTCCAAAGAAATAATGCCAACAACAGTACGTAGCAGCTTCTCACTTTGTCCCTGGCCAACAGGTGCCTCTCAGGGGCAGCAGTGATGGACACTGTACAAGGCCCTTGTCCTCACCAAACTGTATTTGATTTCACCTTAAATCATGTCCCagttggcagagcagagctcccctTCCCACTACAGGAGTACAACAAAGAACCCTGGGGTGGTTGGAAAGGTTTGTGAGGAAGATGCATTTGGTAGCTGCTGGAAGAAGGTAACTTCTGATCCAAGGTCAGACTTTCTGGCCTGGAGTTAAAAAACTAATCCAGTCATCATGGTGTGACAtaggcacaggtgcccagagcagttgtgctgcctctgcatccctggaagtgtccacggctaggctggacagggcttggagcagcctgggacagagggaggtgtccctgcctatgggaGGGGTGGCACTGTATGGGTTTTGatgttccttccaacccaaaccaatctgggattctgtgatttgatgTCCATCTTTCTATCTGGACTGAGTTGTGAGTATCCCCACACCAGGGACAGGATGCAGAtctgttccctgctgctctgacaaGAGCAGGCCCTGTCTCTGGAGGTTCCTCAGTCCAGAAACCTTGGGGGAGCAAATCCAAGGTTGGAGTTGTCTCCCATCATCTGGGCATGTTCCTCTTCTCTGGGCTTCTCTGAGAATTGTTTTATGCCTTGtcccctgctctctcctgctgcGGTGATGCTGACCTTGCCCTTTCTGTGCCCGCTGTGTTTCCCTGCAGCGCCGGCGAGCGGCTCGGTGGGGAACAGCGCCATCCCGGAGAAGGAGCGGCAGAACATCGCCGAGAGGCTGCTGCGGGTCATGTGCACCGACCTGGGCGCGCTCAGCGTGCTCAGTGGCAAGGAGTTCATCAAGCTGGCGCAGACGCTGGTGGACAGCGGGGCCCGCTACGGCGCCTTCTCCGTCACCGAGATCCTGGGCAACTTCAACACTCTGGCTCTGAAGCACCTGCCTCGGATGTACAACCAGGTGAAGGTGAAAGTCACCTGCGCCCTGGGCAGCAACGCCTGCCTCGGCATCGGGGTCACCTGCCACTCACAGAGCGTCGGCCCCGACTCCTGCTACATCCTCACCGCCTACCAGGTGGAAGGCAACCACATCAAGAGCTACGTCCTGGGCATTAAGGGTGTAGACCTTCGAGACAATGGTGATTTTATCCACCACTGGGTGCAGAACGTGCTGTCGGAGTTTGTGATGTCGGAGATCAGGACAGTGTATGTGACGGACTGCAAAGTCAACTCCTCTGCGTTCTCCAAGGCGGGCATGTGCCTGCGCTGCTCGGCCTGTGCCTTGAACTCGGTGGTGCAGAGTGTGCTCAACAAGAGAACGCTACAGGCTCGCAACATGCACGAGGTCATCGAGCTCCTGAATGTCTGTGAAGACCTGGCAGGGTCCACGGGCCTCTCAAAGGAAACCTTTGGCTCCCTGGAAGAGACCTCCCCACCGCCCTGCTGGAACTCGGTCACCGACTCCCTGCTGCTCGTCCACGAGCGCTACGAGCAGATCTGCGAGTTCTACAGCAGGGCCAAGAAGATGAACCTCATCCAAAACCTGAACAAACACCTGCTCAGCAACCTGGCAGCCATCCTGGCGCCGGTGAAACAGGCCGTGATCGAGCTGAGCAACGAGAGCCGGCCCAcgctgcagctggtgctgcccacCTACGTCAAACTGGAGAAACTGTTCACTTCCAAAGCCAACGATGCTGGCGTGGTCAGCAAACTCTGTCACCTCTTCTTGGAGGCGCTGAAGGAGAACTTCAAAGTTCACTCGGCACACAAGGTAGCCATGATCTTGGACCCTCAGCAGAAGCTGCGGCCTGTCCCGCCCTACCAGCATGAAGAGATCATTGGCAAGGTCTGTGAGCTGATCAATGAGGTGAAAGAGTCCTGGGCAGAAGAAGCAGAATTTGAACCTTCAACCAAGAAGCCTCGTGCAGCAGGGGaggccacagcagctcaggaagaAGATTGGTTTGGGAAAAGTGAAGTCTATGATTATTTGCAAGAACCTCTCTTCCAGGCTACCCCTGACCTGTTTCAGTACTGGTCGTGTGTTACCCAAAAGCATACAAAACTAGCCAAGCTGGCCTTTTGGCTCTTAGCAGTgcctgctgtgggtgccaggaGCGAATGTGTAAATATGTGTGAGCAGGCGCTCTTGATCAAAAGGAGGCGGCTACTCAGTCCAGAAGACATGAACAAACTCATGTTTTTGAAGTCCAACATGCTTTAAGActttctttaattaaaacaaaactttaaaacactgttccaaacaaagaaaaagaaatttaagttCTAAACACTGTGGACCTCATTATGAATGCCCCTGGAAACCAAGtgcttttttatatatatataaaaatataaatatatataaaattaagtTTGAAAGGAAAGCTGAGCACGGGAGAGAGACAGCCCTCTGCCAGGAATGTGCTCCTTTCCATAGATAGTGTGTGGACTTGACAgactttttaatgttttcaagTGGGCAGACGAATGGGAGGCTGATGTTCTAAAGTCTTCAGGCAGCTGAGATCTAAAGTGACTTGaagtttcttttgtttctcctCCACCCCACCTTTCCTCTTGTCCCCTGGGCCATCTTGCCATGGATAATCAGACTCCATTGACCAGACCAGTTCTGCACTGGACTTTGCTCCTTTGAATAACTGTACACCTTGAGGGCACTTGGCTGCAGCCTTCTTGGCATAGTGCGTGAATCAGGGCAGCTGTGTTCCATCAACACCGGCATCTTTAGAAATCAGGAAGGGAGGCTTTAatgtttttgatttttaattttatttttaacctttccatatccttttttttttccaaaaaacaaAAGTTACTTCTCTGTCTCTACTCCCAGTTTTGAGTTTAACATGGCAGCAAGTGATTATAAGTTTGATTTCAAACTAAGAGAAATGCTTCATGGCAGAAACTGTCAGTAGTTGTTACGTTTCTtggctttatatttttttatagcAGAACTTCTTTTCTGAACTCCCGGTGTTAATTAtcttttctgtgaattttgtaCATCAAGTGTTCTCAGACTTGTTCTAGAGTAGTCCATTTGCAATTAAATAATATTCTTATGGGAACCACAGCAGTTGTTTATGTGGCAAAGCCTAGAaaccaggaaaagcaaatggtGACTGCACAGGTGGCTGTGGGCCACCAGTGAGCTTGCCAGGTCTGCCAGAGAACCCTTGTACCTAGAGATTTTTGTTAAAAAGTGTCTCAGTGACACACAAACCACCCTTCCCAAGGCCAAGGACAAACCAAGGTGTATGATTTTTCAGGGGAACAAAGCTCACCAGTTTTGTCAGACTGGGGTTTGAAGGAAGCTTAGAGAAGTGCATGGGCTCAAAGATCCTTCTGAATGTAAGTGCTCCTGACTGAGTGCAAAGAATATCTTCTCCTTTTTGTTTGGAATGGTTTCCTCTAGTGGCACGAATGTCTTTTTGATACCTACAGTGCATTACACTACTTGTTCTGTTGCTGACCTGTTCTGGCCAGGAAGGCCACGGGCCCCAAAAAGTTCACACGTAACTGGCTCACCCCAAATGCAATTAGAGATCCCCATAACCCCAAAACATCTCGGTCActctgctgtccccaaggccagagctcctgcaggcacagctcctgggctgctggacAGGCTCTGGCAGGTTTGGTGCCTCTTGGACAATTCCCAACCTCTGGTGCCAAACTGCATTTTTCACTGCTGGGACTTGTCTCCAGGAGGAAAACTGaagcaaattcttcttttttcagcAGTCTCTGGTacttccaggagctctggagctgcGGTCCCAGTGGCGTGGGAGGGTCGGGAGGAGGGACTGGCCCTGCTGAGAGCAG is drawn from Haemorhous mexicanus isolate bHaeMex1 chromosome 21, bHaeMex1.pri, whole genome shotgun sequence and contains these coding sequences:
- the ZNF618 gene encoding zinc finger protein 618 isoform X3, with the protein product MNQPDGSAPAAAAAAAQAEESNSSGRRSSSSRECLKRSPQSPKAEGSDSVTSQSSPSEEAGMMTEVKVKTEVPDDYIEEVIWQDDTKDSKKNIKDGPGDVPAEICVVIGGVRNQQTLDGKAVERDSSVGYTRNRYSGTWIFDHALRYTSGSYECGICGKKYKYYNCFQTHVRAHRDTEAASGEGASQGNNFRYTCDICGKKYKYYSCFQEHRDLHAVDVFSVEGAPENRADPYDQAVIAADEVKEEEPEPFQKIGPKTGNYTCEFCGKQYKYYTPYQEHVALHAPIKFSRSPLFVAVKTQTSQSSKKSPVSINRCSSLLHRAPSGIPPASQAQMFRAPNSASPGSKAITAESAFSRRMEGKVQNNFEETNSNSQNSSAGHSGTEKPKEKRCKQNPSEPYTCGACGIQFQFYNNLLEHMQSHAADNENNIASSQQPRSPLPVVEEKWKPQLQRNNANNTPASGSVGNSAIPEKERQNIAERLLRVMCTDLGALSVLSGKEFIKLAQTLVDSGARYGAFSVTEILGNFNTLALKHLPRMYNQVKVKVTCALGSNACLGIGVTCHSQSVGPDSCYILTAYQVEGNHIKSYVLGIKGVDLRDNGDFIHHWVQNVLSEFVMSEIRTVYVTDCKVNSSAFSKAGMCLRCSACALNSVVQSVLNKRTLQARNMHEVIELLNVCEDLAGSTGLSKETFGSLEETSPPPCWNSVTDSLLLVHERYEQICEFYSRAKKMNLIQNLNKHLLSNLAAILAPVKQAVIELSNESRPTLQLVLPTYVKLEKLFTSKANDAGVVSKLCHLFLEALKENFKVHSAHKVAMILDPQQKLRPVPPYQHEEIIGKVCELINEVKESWAEEAEFEPSTKKPRAAGEATAAQEEDWFGKSEVYDYLQEPLFQATPDLFQYWSCVTQKHTKLAKLAFWLLAVPAVGARSECVNMCEQALLIKRRRLLSPEDMNKLMFLKSNML
- the ZNF618 gene encoding zinc finger protein 618 isoform X6; the encoded protein is MVPSSEADTPGKVMLFPDNFRYTCDICGKKYKYYSCFQEHRDLHAVDDPYDQAVIAADEVKEEEPEPFQKIGPKTGNYTCEFCGKQYKYYTPYQEHVALHAPIKFSRSPLFVAVKTQTSQSSKKSPVSINRCSSLLHRAPSGIPPASQAQMFRAPNSASPGSKAITAESAFSRRMEGKVQNNFEETNSNSQNSSAGHSGTEKPKEKRCKQNPSETASPLISNPFPLLQKPYTCGACGIQFQFYNNLLEHMQSHAADNENNIASSQQPRSPLPVVEEKWKPQLQRNNANNTPASGSVGNSAIPEKERQNIAERLLRVMCTDLGALSVLSGKEFIKLAQTLVDSGARYGAFSVTEILGNFNTLALKHLPRMYNQVKVKVTCALGSNACLGIGVTCHSQSVGPDSCYILTAYQVEGNHIKSYVLGIKGVDLRDNGDFIHHWVQNVLSEFVMSEIRTVYVTDCKVNSSAFSKAGMCLRCSACALNSVVQSVLNKRTLQARNMHEVIELLNVCEDLAGSTGLSKETFGSLEETSPPPCWNSVTDSLLLVHERYEQICEFYSRAKKMNLIQNLNKHLLSNLAAILAPVKQAVIELSNESRPTLQLVLPTYVKLEKLFTSKANDAGVVSKLCHLFLEALKENFKVHSAHKVAMILDPQQKLRPVPPYQHEEIIGKVCELINEVKESWAEEAEFEPSTKKPRAAGEATAAQEEDWFGKSEVYDYLQEPLFQATPDLFQYWSCVTQKHTKLAKLAFWLLAVPAVGARSECVNMCEQALLIKRRRLLSPEDMNKLMFLKSNML
- the ZNF618 gene encoding zinc finger protein 618 isoform X7; this encodes MNQPDGSAPAAAAAAAQAEESNSSGRRSSSSRECLKRSPQSPKAEGSDSVTSQSSPSEEAGMMTEVKVKTEVPDDYIEEVIWQDDTKDSKKNIKDGPGDVPAEICVVIGGVRNQQTLGSYECGICGKKYKYYNCFQTHVRAHRDTEAASGEGASQGNNFRYTCDICGKKYKYYSCFQEHRDLHAVDVFSVEGAPENRADPYDQAVIAADEVKEEEPEPFQKIGPKTGNYTCEFCGKQYKYYTPYQEHVALHAPIKFSRSPLFVAVKTQTSQSSKKSPVSINRCSSLLHRAPSGIPPASQAQMFRAPNSASPGSKAITESAFSRRMEGKVQNNFEETNSNSQNSSAGHSGTEKPKEKRCKQNPSETASPLISNPFPLLQKPYTCGACGIQFQFYNNLLEHMQSHAADNENNIASSQQPRSPLPVVEEKWKPQLQRNNANNTPASGSVGNSAIPEKERQNIAERLLRVMCTDLGALSVLSGKEFIKLAQTLVDSGARYGAFSVTEILGNFNTLALKHLPRMYNQVKVKVTCALGSNACLGIGVTCHSQSVGPDSCYILTAYQVEGNHIKSYVLGIKGVDLRDNGDFIHHWVQNVLSEFVMSEIRTVYVTDCKVNSSAFSKAGMCLRCSACALNSVVQSVLNKRTLQARNMHEVIELLNVCEDLAGSTGLSKETFGSLEETSPPPCWNSVTDSLLLVHERYEQICEFYSRAKKMNLIQNLNKHLLSNLAAILAPVKQAVIELSNESRPTLQLVLPTYVKLEKLFTSKANDAGVVSKLCHLFLEALKENFKVHSAHKVAMILDPQQKLRPVPPYQHEEIIGKVCELINEVKESWAEEAEFEPSTKKPRAAGEATAAQEEDWFGKSEVYDYLQEPLFQATPDLFQYWSCVTQKHTKLAKLAFWLLAVPAVGARSECVNMCEQALLIKRRRLLSPEDMNKLMFLKSNML
- the ZNF618 gene encoding zinc finger protein 618 isoform X4, whose translation is MNQPDGSAPAAAAAAAQAEESNSSGRRSSSSRECLKRSPQSPKAEGSDSVTSQSSPSEEAGMMTEVKVKTEVPDDYIEEVIWQDDTKDSKKNIKDGPGDVPAEICVVIGGVRNQQTLGSYECGICGKKYKYYNCFQTHVRAHRDTEAASGEGASQGNNFRYTCDICGKKYKYYSCFQEHRDLHAVDVFSVEGAPENRADPYDQAVIAADEVKEEEPEPFQKIGPKTGNYTCEFCGKQYKYYTPYQEHVALHAPIKFSRSPLFVAVKTQTSQSSKKSPVSINRCSSLLHRAPSGIPPASQAQMFRAPNSASPGSKAITAESAFSRRMEGKVQNNFEETNSNSQNSSAGHSGTEKPKEKRCKQNPSETASPLISNPFPLLQKPYTCGACGIQFQFYNNLLEHMQSHAADNENNIASSQQPRSPLPVVEEKWKPQLQRNNANNTPASGSVGNSAIPEKERQNIAERLLRVMCTDLGALSVLSGKEFIKLAQTLVDSGARYGAFSVTEILGNFNTLALKHLPRMYNQVKVKVTCALGSNACLGIGVTCHSQSVGPDSCYILTAYQVEGNHIKSYVLGIKGVDLRDNGDFIHHWVQNVLSEFVMSEIRTVYVTDCKVNSSAFSKAGMCLRCSACALNSVVQSVLNKRTLQARNMHEVIELLNVCEDLAGSTGLSKETFGSLEETSPPPCWNSVTDSLLLVHERYEQICEFYSRAKKMNLIQNLNKHLLSNLAAILAPVKQAVIELSNESRPTLQLVLPTYVKLEKLFTSKANDAGVVSKLCHLFLEALKENFKVHSAHKVAMILDPQQKLRPVPPYQHEEIIGKVCELINEVKESWAEEAEFEPSTKKPRAAGEATAAQEEDWFGKSEVYDYLQEPLFQATPDLFQYWSCVTQKHTKLAKLAFWLLAVPAVGARSECVNMCEQALLIKRRRLLSPEDMNKLMFLKSNML
- the ZNF618 gene encoding zinc finger protein 618 isoform X8, which produces MNQPDGSAPAAAAAAAQAEESNSSGRRSSSSRECLKRSPQSPKAEGSDSVTSQSSPSEEAGMMTEVKVKTEVPDDYIEEVIWQDDTKDSKKNIKDGPGDVPAEICVVIGGVRNQQTLGSYECGICGKKYKYYNCFQTHVRAHRDTEAASGEGASQGNNFRYTCDICGKKYKYYSCFQEHRDLHAVDVFSVEGAPENRADPYDQAVIAADEVKEEEPEPFQKIGPKTGNYTCEFCGKQYKYYTPYQEHVALHAPIKSAFSRRMEGKVQNNFEETNSNSQNSSAGHSGTEKPKEKRCKQNPSETASPLISNPFPLLQKPYTCGACGIQFQFYNNLLEHMQSHAADNENNIASSQQPRSPLPVVEEKWKPQLQRNNANNTPASGSVGNSAIPEKERQNIAERLLRVMCTDLGALSVLSGKEFIKLAQTLVDSGARYGAFSVTEILGNFNTLALKHLPRMYNQVKVKVTCALGSNACLGIGVTCHSQSVGPDSCYILTAYQVEGNHIKSYVLGIKGVDLRDNGDFIHHWVQNVLSEFVMSEIRTVYVTDCKVNSSAFSKAGMCLRCSACALNSVVQSVLNKRTLQARNMHEVIELLNVCEDLAGSTGLSKETFGSLEETSPPPCWNSVTDSLLLVHERYEQICEFYSRAKKMNLIQNLNKHLLSNLAAILAPVKQAVIELSNESRPTLQLVLPTYVKLEKLFTSKANDAGVVSKLCHLFLEALKENFKVHSAHKVAMILDPQQKLRPVPPYQHEEIIGKVCELINEVKESWAEEAEFEPSTKKPRAAGEATAAQEEDWFGKSEVYDYLQEPLFQATPDLFQYWSCVTQKHTKLAKLAFWLLAVPAVGARSECVNMCEQALLIKRRRLLSPEDMNKLMFLKSNML
- the ZNF618 gene encoding zinc finger protein 618 isoform X5; amino-acid sequence: MVPSSEADTPGKVMLFPDNFRYTCDICGKKYKYYSCFQEHRDLHAVDVFSVEGAPENRADPYDQAVIAADEVKEEEPEPFQKIGPKTGNYTCEFCGKQYKYYTPYQEHVALHAPIKFSRSPLFVAVKTQTSQSSKKSPVSINRCSSLLHRAPSGIPPASQAQMFRAPNSASPGSKAITAESAFSRRMEGKVQNNFEETNSNSQNSSAGHSGTEKPKEKRCKQNPSETASPLISNPFPLLQKPYTCGACGIQFQFYNNLLEHMQSHAADNENNIASSQQPRSPLPVVEEKWKPQLQRNNANNTPASGSVGNSAIPEKERQNIAERLLRVMCTDLGALSVLSGKEFIKLAQTLVDSGARYGAFSVTEILGNFNTLALKHLPRMYNQVKVKVTCALGSNACLGIGVTCHSQSVGPDSCYILTAYQVEGNHIKSYVLGIKGVDLRDNGDFIHHWVQNVLSEFVMSEIRTVYVTDCKVNSSAFSKAGMCLRCSACALNSVVQSVLNKRTLQARNMHEVIELLNVCEDLAGSTGLSKETFGSLEETSPPPCWNSVTDSLLLVHERYEQICEFYSRAKKMNLIQNLNKHLLSNLAAILAPVKQAVIELSNESRPTLQLVLPTYVKLEKLFTSKANDAGVVSKLCHLFLEALKENFKVHSAHKVAMILDPQQKLRPVPPYQHEEIIGKVCELINEVKESWAEEAEFEPSTKKPRAAGEATAAQEEDWFGKSEVYDYLQEPLFQATPDLFQYWSCVTQKHTKLAKLAFWLLAVPAVGARSECVNMCEQALLIKRRRLLSPEDMNKLMFLKSNML
- the ZNF618 gene encoding zinc finger protein 618 isoform X1, giving the protein MNQPDGSAPAAAAAAAQAEESNSSGRRSSSSRECLKRSPQSPKAEGSDSVTSQSSPSEEAGMMTEVKVKTEVPDDYIEEVIWQDDTKDSKKNIKDGPGDVPAEICVVIGGVRNQQTLDGKAVERDSSVGYTRNRYSGTWIFDHALRYTSGSYECGICGKKYKYYNCFQTHVRAHRDTEAASGEGASQGSAPLAAEREKKPLSRAVFVLPWVESTETNNFRYTCDICGKKYKYYSCFQEHRDLHAVDVFSVEGAPENRADPYDQAVIAADEVKEEEPEPFQKIGPKTGNYTCEFCGKQYKYYTPYQEHVALHAPIKFSRSPLFVAVKTQTSQSSKKSPVSINRCSSLLHRAPSGIPPASQAQMFRAPNSASPGSKAITAESAFSRRMEGKVQNNFEETNSNSQNSSAGHSGTEKPKEKRCKQNPSETASPLISNPFPLLQKPYTCGACGIQFQFYNNLLEHMQSHAADNENNIASSQQPRSPLPVVEEKWKPQLQRNNANNTPASGSVGNSAIPEKERQNIAERLLRVMCTDLGALSVLSGKEFIKLAQTLVDSGARYGAFSVTEILGNFNTLALKHLPRMYNQVKVKVTCALGSNACLGIGVTCHSQSVGPDSCYILTAYQVEGNHIKSYVLGIKGVDLRDNGDFIHHWVQNVLSEFVMSEIRTVYVTDCKVNSSAFSKAGMCLRCSACALNSVVQSVLNKRTLQARNMHEVIELLNVCEDLAGSTGLSKETFGSLEETSPPPCWNSVTDSLLLVHERYEQICEFYSRAKKMNLIQNLNKHLLSNLAAILAPVKQAVIELSNESRPTLQLVLPTYVKLEKLFTSKANDAGVVSKLCHLFLEALKENFKVHSAHKVAMILDPQQKLRPVPPYQHEEIIGKVCELINEVKESWAEEAEFEPSTKKPRAAGEATAAQEEDWFGKSEVYDYLQEPLFQATPDLFQYWSCVTQKHTKLAKLAFWLLAVPAVGARSECVNMCEQALLIKRRRLLSPEDMNKLMFLKSNML
- the ZNF618 gene encoding zinc finger protein 618 isoform X2, which codes for MNQPDGSAPAAAAAAAQAEESNSSGRRSSSSRECLKRSPQSPKAEGSDSVTSQSSPSEEAGMMTEVKVKTEVPDDYIEEVIWQDDTKDSKKNIKDGPGDVPAEICVVIGGVRNQQTLDGKAVERDSSVGYTRNRYSGTWIFDHALRYTSGSYECGICGKKYKYYNCFQTHVRAHRDTEAASGEGASQGNNFRYTCDICGKKYKYYSCFQEHRDLHAVDVFSVEGAPENRADPYDQAVIAADEVKEEEPEPFQKIGPKTGNYTCEFCGKQYKYYTPYQEHVALHAPIKFSRSPLFVAVKTQTSQSSKKSPVSINRCSSLLHRAPSGIPPASQAQMFRAPNSASPGSKAITAESAFSRRMEGKVQNNFEETNSNSQNSSAGHSGTEKPKEKRCKQNPSETASPLISNPFPLLQKPYTCGACGIQFQFYNNLLEHMQSHAADNENNIASSQQPRSPLPVVEEKWKPQLQRNNANNTPASGSVGNSAIPEKERQNIAERLLRVMCTDLGALSVLSGKEFIKLAQTLVDSGARYGAFSVTEILGNFNTLALKHLPRMYNQVKVKVTCALGSNACLGIGVTCHSQSVGPDSCYILTAYQVEGNHIKSYVLGIKGVDLRDNGDFIHHWVQNVLSEFVMSEIRTVYVTDCKVNSSAFSKAGMCLRCSACALNSVVQSVLNKRTLQARNMHEVIELLNVCEDLAGSTGLSKETFGSLEETSPPPCWNSVTDSLLLVHERYEQICEFYSRAKKMNLIQNLNKHLLSNLAAILAPVKQAVIELSNESRPTLQLVLPTYVKLEKLFTSKANDAGVVSKLCHLFLEALKENFKVHSAHKVAMILDPQQKLRPVPPYQHEEIIGKVCELINEVKESWAEEAEFEPSTKKPRAAGEATAAQEEDWFGKSEVYDYLQEPLFQATPDLFQYWSCVTQKHTKLAKLAFWLLAVPAVGARSECVNMCEQALLIKRRRLLSPEDMNKLMFLKSNML